The genomic DNA CCTCCCTCTAGATCGGTCTCCTTGAATCTGGATCAAGGGGGTCACATTGACCGAAGGGAGATTGACTCTAgtctcccccctcatcctaGCAAACCCACTTTGACATCTCGTCACGAGTCGCTGGAGATATTTGCCACTACGTCCAGTGTCGGGCCCAGTTCTCATCAACCGAGGACGGACTACTTTTTCCTGGAGAAGACGCCCTCAACAAGTAAGCGTGACGATTCTTCAGAGTCCCCTCCAATACCTCCTACAGAGACAAACCACTCTACGGCAAACAACGTAAGCACTCCACCGAGGGTGAAAAAAACCAAGAAACTCGTCATCACTACCAAGGCGCGACCGCCAGCCAAGGCGACTCGTCCGGTCACTCCAACAGATCTAGACTACTTCATATACTCTCAGCCAGGGGCGTCCACCCCGCCTCCCGGCTTGGAGATTCCAGGcctcaacaaaccccctccgGCCTCGCCGTCTGCTTTCTCATCGACAGTCTCGCAGCAGCCACCAAAGGCAAAACCAGTAGAAGATGAGCCTCTCGCTCTGGACATCGATCCCAGAATACACTACCCGCGAGCTCATTCTCTAGCATGGCACGCGATGAAGGCCCAGGAGATCGAAGCTCGGGGGACGAGAAAGCAGCGGTTTGGCAAGGCGGCACAAAGTCTGAAAAAGCAGATGGAAGCGCAGGCTGAGTTGAATATACCTTGGGAGGAGACCTTACCTGATATTATTCAGGAAAACCCGGCTTGGGTGGGGGCGTTGAAGAGCCTGAGGGGCATAATGCCTACACCGGCAGTGGAAgctgagggtggaggagaccCGATGGATCTCTGCACGAATGAGGCGATTGTAAAATCTGCGAATGGGAGTGGGACGAGTGGTCCTGTGGTCAATGGAGTGGAGAGAAAGATACgaaagatgaagaggacgggGAGCGGGCTGAGCGTTGTGAGTCGAGATGGGGTTTTGAGTTTTGGGGACCGGAACGGGCAAGGGAGCGGAAGTGTAAATGGGAGCTTTGAGCCGAGCGAGTATGGTATGAACTGACTGAGAGAAAACACGATTCGTGTATAAGGTTATTGGGCTGAGTTATCGGCGGGCTGCTGTACAAAGCTTGgtgtcggggagggagggactCGGAGGGGACCAGAAAAGGAGTTGTAAGCATGTTTGGCATCACATTCACAGGCGAGAGGAATGGCTGACGCGGTGTTTTCTTGACACAGTATACATTTTTTTTGTCGTCGAGCGAAGTCTAGCAAGACATGGGCTATTCTTATAGGAGTacgggggggtggttttctATTTCCACGGTTTCGTCAAAGCATAGCTGCATTGGAGGGGCGTCTAGTTAATTGAGTTTATCTTGTTTTTATGTCGTTCTGTGATTTGGGAAGATAGCGTACATGGCTGAGAGGAGCATAGCGACTGCATTGTAGTGGAGCAGGTATAGGTGATAAGACACGAGATAGTCAAATCGATATGCGTGAGAGGAGAGGCTGAGCTGAGAGCTAGGTGCCTGTAATAGTCTTATCGCGACTACATGCGACTCTCTCCCAGCTCCATAGAACAAGACTATAATTTCCCAGGCGTAAAAATAGCAGTAGAATAGTCTCGCACCGACTAACTAGCGCTCACCGAATTGAAATTTATCTAGCATAGCTCTCGAAGTTGCACAGTGTGGACGCGCAGAATGGAGCGAGCCATCGGTCTTGTAGGACACACGCACACTGTGCCGTAAGAAACACCTAGTCCCAATGACCTACATAGGTAAATCATGCTTGACAACGACCACCGACAGTACAATACAAAATATCATTTCTACTGCTTGTAGGTTAGGATATCCCccgcccctctccccaacgTCTATAACAAGGCTGCAACAACGCACCTCATTTCCCGCCGGAAGTTTGTACCGCGACACCAACGACTAGAACTGACACCCGACTAAAAAAGCCCTCTACTTTCAGTGAGCTTTCCAAATGAGAGAGCATTGGAGCAACAGCCCGACAGTTAGTTAAACTTGTAAAACCCTAGATACATAGCTCTCGCTAGCCGACCAACCGTCACCAATCTAACCGGCTGTATATCGGTCTCACAGAGAACAACtaccaaaaaaaagatgCGACCCAACACACAAGCAAACGCAATCAAACCTTTCGATATGTTCTTTCATTTCCATCTACAATGAGAACTTGGTATTATttacaaaacaaaaaaaaaatcgaaAAAACCACAAACTTTATCAATCTCAAATTCCAGACCGTATATATCCATCCGCACACGCCTCCTCCAATTTGTGATGCCAACCAACCAGAGAGtccccctcaccaaaccGAATTTTTAGTTGACCCCCAGATAGCCACCAtgcaaaacaaacaaaaggaAATGAATATCTCGTAAACTCGCTCGCTTGCTTTCGTATAAtgcacacccacccccctcttaGACACCACCTCCCGTCTAAACCGAAGCACTCTTACTCAACAGATTCAACGCGCTCCCCGCCAAAATAAACCCAGCCTGGTCCTTGCTAACCTGGTGCTTGACAGGGACCAAAAACTCCTCACCGGTACCCTTCTTGGTAACCTTGAGCTGGACCTCGCCCTGTCCACCATTCTGGAGCATGTCATACAAGCCCACAGTAGCAACCTCGTCACCGGCAGCAATCTTATCATAATCCTGCTCGTTGGCTAGCGTCAGGGGGACAACGCCCTGCTTCTTGAGGTTGGTTTCGTGAATGCGGGCGAATGACTTGCACACGATGATCCTGGCGCCGAGGTAGCGGGGCTGCAGAGCGGCGTGCTCGCGGGCGGAACCCTCGCCGTAGTTGTGCTCGGCGACCACGAGCCAGGGCTGGTTGCGCTCCTTCCAGAGCTTGGCCAGCTCGGGGATGGTGTGCTTGGATCCGTCGAGATCGTAGGCGACGTTGACCTCGTCCGTCTCAGCGTTGACGGCCgtgttgagggtgttggccgagatgttggggaggtggccTTTGTACTTGAGCCAGgggccggcggcggagatggTGTCGGTTGTGCACTTGCCCGATACCTTGACCAAGACCTTGAGGCCGGAAAGGTCAGAGTTGGGGAAGGGCTCAAAGGGCTCGAGAAGGGCAAGACGCTCCGAGGTGGGAGAGATGGCGACCTTttcgttggggttggggggctGGGAGGCGACCTTAAAGACGTCCTTGCCAATGTCGAAGGGAGTCTTGGGTCCCTCGAGACCGTGGGGAGCAGGGAACTTGAACTCCTTGCCATCGGGGGTGGTAAGGGAGTCGGTTAcggggttgaaggtggtggaaCCGGCGTAGGCCATGGCGGTAACGATCTCGGGCGAGGCGAGGAAGTTCATGGTGTCTAGGTTACCGTCGTTACGGCCGCGGAAGTTACGGTTGTAAGAGGTGAGAATGGCGTTGACTGTGCCCTTCTCGACACCATCCTGACGCTTCCACTGACCAATGCAGGGACCGCAGGCATTGGACAGCACAATGCCGCCGGCCTTTTCGAAAGTCTGAAGGGTGCCGTCTCTCTCGAGGGTGGCACGAATCTGCTCACTGCCAGGAGTGACGTAGAAATCAGCCTTGGGCTTCAGTCcagcctcctcagcagcccTCACAATGCTTTCGACACGGGTCATGTCCTCATACGAGCTGTTGGTGCAGCTACCAATGAGACCGGCCGAAAGCTTCTCGGGCCACTTCTGCTCCTGAACTGTGCTCTTGAATTGGGACAGGGGAGTGGAAAGATCGGGAGTATGGGGACCGTTGATATGGGGCTCGAGCTTGGACAGGTCGATTTCGATGAGTTCGTCGTATTGCGCACCCTCGTCGGCCTTGAACCTGAAGTACGCATCCTCAGAGGCGCCCGCGCCAGGGAAGTTCTGGAAAGCGGCAGCATTCTTGACAGCCTGCTCTCTGCGAGTAGCCTCGAGGTATCTGGCTGAGGCCTCGGTGTaggggaagatggaggtggtggcaccAATCTCAGCGCCCATGTTGCAAATGGTAGCCATACCAGTGCAGCTCAGTGTCTCAACACCAGGACCCAAGTACTCGACAATGTAACCAGTACCGCCACGGACTGTCAAGAGGCCAGCCAGGTGCAGGATCAGATCTTTGGGAGAAGCCCAGTTGCTAAGCTTACCGGTGAGTCTGACACCAAGGACCTTGGGAGCCTTGAGTTCCCATGGAGCACCGACAAGAGCCTCGACGGCatcggcaccaccaacaccaatgGTGATAGTAGACAAGCCACCGGCGTTGGGGCTGTGCGAATCGGTACCGAGCATCATCAAACCGGGGATGGCGTAGTTCTCCAAGACAGTCTGGTGAATGATACCAGCACCCGGAGCCCAGAAATCCAACCCGTACTTCTTGGCAGCCGACTCAAGGAAGTCAAAGACCTCGTGGTTGGTCTGAATACCAGCTTGCAAATCGTCATCGGCACCTTTGCTACCCACGATCAGGTGGTCGCAGTGAATACTCGCGGGAATGGCGGTCTGGGGGAGGTTGCATGACATGAACTGCAAGAGAGCCATCTGAGCCGAGGCGTCCTGCATGTTGACTCTGTCaggcttgagcttgaggttCGCCTTGCCTCTGATATCGCGGCcattgttggtgttgttgaggagggactCCTCGACATTGTCGAGATGGCTGTAGAGGATCTTCTCGGCCAGGGTCAGCCGCTGGGCGCCCAGCACTCTGCGGACCTCCGTGTACTTGCTGTGCAGCTTCTCGTatgttggtgggagggaggtgataTTGGAGTATTGTCTCGAGCCCGCTGCTTGGCGAAGCTGCTGGGTTTGGAAGGCCCTCTGCAATTAGTCACATATGTTAGCGGCGAGTCTCTTTTGTCTCTCCCTGGAAGAGGAAACATACTCTCAGGGCAACGCCCGAGCGGCTCGCAAGGTCGATTGGCCTCATGATTTATGGTCTGGTTCGCCAAGTTCGTCCAGCTCGGCGGGGTGTGTCGAGGGGAGAAGAAAATATTTATGACTGTCCAAATCTTTGCCGGTTGCGCCATCCGCCACGGCAGTCTCTTGGTGGCCCGTTTCAGGGGTCTTCCGATAGCGGAACCGTGCTAAAATCCGGGGTAGTTTACAGGCTTGATTTGCAACTGTTGCCCTGGAATTCGACTCTGCCTGATGGGTATTCTCCTGTAACGCTGTTCCTATACGCAAGATATGACGGCGTTTCTGAACAATGTCTGTTGTTATACAATCTCTTGTCTAGAGAGGCATCGCACTTCGTCTTTGAAGGTGCCCAAATCGACCCTAGTCCGTATCGGAGACCTACATCATGGCTCCACGCCAGGGCGATAGCAACAATTGACCAATCACATCGCAGATAATGCTAATCTTCGAATTGACTGACACCAGGTGTGAGGGCTTCTGGAAGTTTACTTGAGTGATAGTAAGCGAACTGTATAGATAGTAATATCCGTCTCCAGGTTCTTCAACCACTACCTCGCTTTGCCTAGTTACAATCGTAAAGCTCGAGCTTGTGTCCAGCTTAGGGGTTCTCCTCCTACTCTACCTTAAAAAATGTAGCACAGAGTTGATGGAGACATTATGTGGTAGAGTTTGCAAAGGGAGAACTCTTTGACGGACAGTTTGGAAGTCGAAATTATTACCGTCACAGGCCTTATGCAAAACAAAGTGCAAAAATGAATGATTCCCTGGAAGGTAAAGGAAAAAGCAAAATAGATTGATGAGGGTGGGATTCGAACCCACGCCTCTTGCGAGACCAGGAGATTTGGACCCTCGAAAGGGTTCAAGCGGAATTCAGGTGAACCTGAACCTGGCGCCTTAGACCGCTCGGCCACCTCACCATCTGATGGTTTTGATATAAAATTGGGCTCAATTGTGGGCTTTTGTATGGGGAAAGCCTACTGCTAGTGGGTGCTCGTGAATAAGGTAGAAGCTGAAAAGCCAGTGGAGAATAAAATGTTGAGTAGATATGAAGTAAGACAACAAGACGGTTACCAACGGGTCAGTTTTTTTGAAGTCACATCACAGCTGAGAATGAAATTTGGGGCCCAAGAACAGCAAGTCGATATTGCCATTGCTATAATATCTGAGCCTCAATGCAACGCTCTAGATCGATACACGACATTGGACTTGGTTGTAGCTTGACAGAAAATACGAGGATATCAAAGATATGATAACAGCCAAGCATACCACTTGGGGAGGTCGGTGCAAGTTACACAGCAAGTCGGGCCGCAAGAAACCGTTCTGCCATGTCCGTGACGGAGCACTTTATATGTCTGATAAGGCCGGGATGCAGAAGCACATGCGAATGGACCTCCGATGAGATTAAGAAAAAACCGCTCTGGCAGACGGGCACCACGTCGCCGGTCAATCTAGCTGACGGGCAATTGGTCCGGCGGCATAACACAGGTCACAATGTCTGACGTTAGGTGTGGAGACTCCTACTTGGTATAAGGGCACTGAAGACAATGTGATAGGTCTTTTAAAGATAGCTGAGACCAATCTCCTCTGCAAAGAAACGAGCTCTGTACCGCGTAAAAGCCTCGGAAGCATCAAATCAGATCGTGATATCACAGAAACCTATATGCAGAGAAGATGCATAATAAGGCAGCCTCGAGCCGTGTTGAAGGTTGACGTGCTCATGAGCCATAGGATATTGAATGTGCCGAAGTATTGCTTTATGTTGGTACGGATATTGGTTTGTTCGTGACATCAAgaggtgggttggttgtCCTGTGATGCGAGTACAAGGGTGATCGAGCTTCATCCTTGGCCGTCATTCTCGATGGGGACAGTCGCGAATCGAGATGGCAGTTGTCAGTGGTCAGTTGTCAGTGGTCAGTGGTCAGTGGTCAGTGTCAGGGAACGATCAGCTCCTTGTGAGGTGATCAATGAGCTTCTGAAGCTCCACTATTTCGAGACGGAAAGACGGTCCCCAGCTGCTGACCTGTGTGCCAGTCAGAAGCATGAAAAAATTGGCAGCTTTGGCGGGCAGTCGCCTTGGCGCACGGACTGACATGGGGCAGTCAGCGGCCAGGAGCCTGAGCCACCCTTTTCGACTTCCAGTTCCCAGATCCCCAATTCCAACTCCATCCCGTTCgaaggaaggaaaaaaaaaagcgacAGCTCTCAGCTTCAGGCCTTCTTGTGcctgccccttcccccttcccccagtCCACCGGCCCTTTCCCACGCCACAGGGCTCCTGTCAAATCCACTCTGCCTGGTTGCTGTCTACCAGAAGAGTGTCAGAGGAGTTAGCTCGCCTCTGTCTTGTCACCTGGCCGCTTTCGCTCCAGAGCAAAAGCAGCCTGCAACGAAACACCATACCAAATTTCACAGGAGCACGGTCACTTTTCTTGGTTTGCAAAGTTGAGACCTGGACAGCCCTGCTTGCTCAGGTTTGGACTTCCCCAGCCAGACCGCGATCGACTCTGGGGATCCTGCCCTGCCGTTCCCTCTTGACAGGCCGCAGTTGCGCTTTGCTCCATCGCCCAACTGTGACGTACGGCCTGCGTCTCGGATCCAACTCGAGTTTGTTCCCATCGACTCTGCACCGCAGGACGGTTCCGGCTGCAGGTGTTCTGACTCTTTGCTCCCGACGACCCAACAGCCCGgcatcaccagcaaacaAACGCATGCCCTCGAAGCGGCCCGGGCGCTAATATCACGATTCCCTGCTCTCCCAGCTCCGACTGTCGCCATCCTCCAAGATCTATCCCCGACCTCACACCCGGTCCCACACAATGGCTGCGGTAACCCGACGGAAAAAAACCATCGGTCAACGTCGTCGTATCGAGGACGACGGAGACGAAGAGGCCGGCCCTGGCCTTGACCTCGACGATGACTCCCTCACGGACCCATCGAGCGACGAGCACGACCCCGCCGACGATAGTGATACCAGCAACGTCGATGAAGTGTCGCCGAGGCTGTTGAGTGCTCGCAAGGCACTGGGTAACGGGTCCGCTAAACGTGTATATCGCCATAAACCAGATGTTGTTGTTAGCAAGGACAGCGCTACCAAGAAGCCTGAGCCCGTCATCGCTGGCGCGGATGTCATGCTGGAGGGCCTGACCTTGGTCGACAAGGAAAACAGAGCAGAGGAACTGGAGTTTGACGACATAAAGACAGATACGAAGCCTGCCACGGCCCCCTCTGTGAAGGATTCGGCGCCGGTCATAGTGAGCTCGACTTCGATTCCAGGTCAACAGCCGCGAACTTCGCTGCAAGATCAGAAGCGGCGGGAGCATGATGAAtacaggaagaaaagggatgAGGATCCAACCTTTGTACCCAACAGGGG from Podospora pseudoanserina strain CBS 124.78 chromosome 2, whole genome shotgun sequence includes the following:
- a CDS encoding hypothetical protein (EggNog:ENOG503P8YY) → MDHKTAELAATTERPKYYEKSALAPSSSARTVLRVLTSTASHEEGSREATAAMSDSQSSAPRRPLEEPMCPEHLRLLKGNSRPRAPAAPTSLPSVTANLAPSSKPNPKKTLERPATLMRKTASSGFPHSDSKHGAPPFLPPKTKGSSSSLPPEQRPVINTMASTAVASARSQLSPAPARAYTAPISPTLLKDMEPPKKRQKISPILSQSNESRLNGAGASADSLSAPDSPEKRPEKERRTNLKQSKPSAKEPVRKMAPMRALKFADEPDNDLARPSVSGTTATSPINGSAEVLSQRNPPSRSVSLNLDQGGHIDRREIDSSLPPHPSKPTLTSRHESLEIFATTSSVGPSSHQPRTDYFFLEKTPSTSKRDDSSESPPIPPTETNHSTANNVSTPPRVKKTKKLVITTKARPPAKATRPVTPTDLDYFIYSQPGASTPPPGLEIPGLNKPPPASPSAFSSTVSQQPPKAKPVEDEPLALDIDPRIHYPRAHSLAWHAMKAQEIEARGTRKQRFGKAAQSLKKQMEAQAELNIPWEETLPDIIQENPAWVGALKSLRGIMPTPAVEAEGGGDPMDLCTNEAIVKSANGSGTSGPVVNGVERKIRKMKRTGSGLSVVSRDGVLSFGDRNGQGSGSVNGSFEPSEYGMN
- the ACO2 gene encoding aconitate hydratase (EggNog:ENOG503NV5K; COG:C; COG:E); the protein is MRPIDLASRSGVALRRAFQTQQLRQAAGSRQYSNITSLPPTYEKLHSKYTEVRRVLGAQRLTLAEKILYSHLDNVEESLLNNTNNGRDIRGKANLKLKPDRVNMQDASAQMALLQFMSCNLPQTAIPASIHCDHLIVGSKGADDDLQAGIQTNHEVFDFLESAAKKYGLDFWAPGAGIIHQTVLENYAIPGLMMLGTDSHSPNAGGLSTITIGVGGADAVEALVGAPWELKAPKVLGVRLTGKLSNWASPKDLILHLAGLLTVRGGTGYIVEYLGPGVETLSCTGMATICNMGAEIGATTSIFPYTEASARYLEATRREQAVKNAAAFQNFPGAGASEDAYFRFKADEGAQYDELIEIDLSKLEPHINGPHTPDLSTPLSQFKSTVQEQKWPEKLSAGLIGSCTNSSYEDMTRVESIVRAAEEAGLKPKADFYVTPGSEQIRATLERDGTLQTFEKAGGIVLSNACGPCIGQWKRQDGVEKGTVNAILTSYNRNFRGRNDGNLDTMNFLASPEIVTAMAYAGSTTFNPVTDSLTTPDGKEFKFPAPHGLEGPKTPFDIGKDVFKVASQPPNPNEKVAISPTSERLALLEPFEPFPNSDLSGLKVLVKVSGKCTTDTISAAGPWLKYKGHLPNISANTLNTAVNAETDEVNVAYDLDGSKHTIPELAKLWKERNQPWLVVAEHNYGEGSAREHAALQPRYLGARIIVCKSFARIHETNLKKQGVVPLTLANEQDYDKIAAGDEVATVGLYDMLQNGGQGEVQLKVTKKGTGEEFLVPVKHQVSKDQAGFILAGSALNLLSKSASV